A genomic window from Salvelinus alpinus chromosome 10, SLU_Salpinus.1, whole genome shotgun sequence includes:
- the LOC139531540 gene encoding uncharacterized protein isoform X2: MREIAEDYESVISLLLQNLENNIPESLKVSHESCTREMPECEKDNERQFIYNMMCSDTRPIRLFKLERLKREILCSLGRYCPRKQRSSQEQHTTHQHQRRKKKKPGGQTVGEKERTEENRGTTEGGERLDSGKQQGRERKERCRSTKDMKMRRRQCELKVFVDSLKECYMSLAERHGDLK, translated from the exons ATGAGAGAGATCGCTGAGGACTACGAGTCTGTCATCTCCCTGCTCCTTCAGAACCTT GAGAACAACATCCCTGAATCATTAAAAGTGTCTCATGAAAGCTGCACAAGAGAAATGCCTGAATGTGAGAAGGATAAC GAGAGACAGTTTATTTACAACATGATGTGTAGCGATACCAGACCCATTAGGCTCTTTAAGCTAGAGAGGCTCAAGAGAGAAATCCTGTGCTCACTGGGCCGCTACTGTCCTAGAAAACAG AGGAGTTCACAAGAACAGCACACAACCCATCAGCATCAGAGGAGAAAGAAGAAGAAGCCAGGAGGACAAACggtgggggagaaagagaggacggaggagaacagagggaccacggagggaggggagaggttgGACAGTGGGAAACAGCAGGgacgagagagaaaggagagatgcaGGAGCACAAAGGACATGAAAATGAGACGGAGACAGTGTGAACTGAAGGTGTTTGTGGACAGCCTGAAGGAGTGCTACATGTCCCTGGCTGAAAGACATGGAGACCTGAAATGA